The Plasmodium brasilianum strain Bolivian I chromosome 14, whole genome shotgun sequence genome contains a region encoding:
- a CDS encoding replication factor C subunit 4 has translation MRNIQFEEVTLEISILFEINRYNRMSDVDNLITGAISGVIVDMVLYPIDNLKTKVQAKLPFTIFETKNLYNGILPTLIGTAPASAFFYCFYELSKKLLTEKNENISKSKLYLISTTIAEIASCAVRLPFEIVKQKMQISTNRSMINTIYDISKTEGLFKFLFKSYLIMIVREIPFDYIQYFLWETFKEKAKKGSQKEKDARREKLKNNISEKYPTITSSVCGGMAVVYNIINGCVNFKEIVAFKEKKKVHIKKKIDFSIVPPDQIICIFANLNFKDKITSIQLGFNIMEEEDTFKNRLLKRNIDIWIEKYRPEYLDDVVGNPFVINTLKSIVVSGNMPNLLLAGAPGTGKTTSILCLASEMLGNQAKKAVLELNASDDRGINVIRDRIKSFAKEIISLPPGKHKIIILDEVDSMTTAAQQSLRRIMELYSDTTRFALACNQSEKIIDALQSRCAIIRYFKLTDDQVLKRILKICKYENIKYTDDGLETLTFIADGDLRKAVNCLQSTYAGLEIINKENVLNICDIPSPERIENLLKYCINCEWKKAHDIAYDMIKEGHTPFDVALTSSNVLRRYDLGSEAVQIEFLKIGAMACNTMASGLASVIQLDKLLADWCIAAKTFRTKC, from the exons ATGAGAAACATTCAATTTGAGGAAGTTACAC tCGAGATTTCTATTCTCTTTGAAATAAATCGATACAACAGAATGAGCGATGTGG ATAATTTAATAACTGGAGCTATATCTGGTGTTATTGTTGATATGGTGTTATATCCAATTGATAACTTAAAAACAAAAGTTCAGGCCAAATTACCCTTTACAAtttttgaaacaaaaaatttgtataatgGGATTTTACCAACTCTAATAGGTACTGCCCCTGCTAgcgcatttttttattgtttttatgaactgtccaaaaaattattaacag aaaagaatgaaaatattagCAAAAGTAAATTGTATTTAATTTCAACAACAATAGCGGAAATTGCATCTTGTGCAGTAAG GCTACCATTTGAGATAGTGAAACAGAAAATGCAAATTTCTACTAATAGATCTATgataaatacaatatatgatatttcAAAAACGGAAGGattgtttaaatttttgtttaaaagttatttaattatgataGTAAGAGAAATTCCCTTCGACTATATTCAATACTTTCTGTGGGAAACATTTAAGGAGAAGGCAAAAAAAGGTAGTCAAAAAGAGAAAGACGCAAGAAgagaaaaactaaaaaa CAATATTTCTGAAAAGTACCCCACTATAACGTCTTCCGTGTGTGGCGGAATGGCAG ttgtatataatattataaatggtTGTGTAAATTTCAAAG AAATAGTGgcatttaaagaaaaaaaaaaagtacacattaaaaaaaaaattgactTTTCCATTGTCCCACCGGATCAAA taatttgCATTTTTGCGAATTTGAATTTTAAGGATAAAATTACAAGTATACAGTTAGGGTTTAACATAATGGAGGAAGAAGACACATTCAAAAATAGGTTACtgaaaagaaatattgaTATATGGATTGAAAAATATCGACCAGAATATTTAGATGATGTGGTGGGAAATCCTTTTGTTATAAATACTTTAAAGAGCATAGTTGTGTCAGGGAATATGCCTAACTTACTTTTAGCT GGTGCTCCAGGTACAGGAAAAACTACAAGTATTTTATGCCTAGCTAGCGAGATGCTGGGTAACCAAGCTAAAAAAGCTGTACTTGAACTAAATGCGTCGGACGATAGAGGTATTAATGTAATAAGAGACAGAATAAAAAGCTTTGctaaagaaattataagtTTACCTCCAGGAAAgcacaaaataataattttagatGAAGTAGATTCAATGACAACTGCAGCTCAGCAGTCTTTGAGAAGAATCATGGAATTGTATTCAGATACTACGAGATTTGCATTGGCTTGTAATCAatcagaaaaaataatagatgCTCTACAAAGTAGGTGTGCCATAATTAGATACTTCAAACTAACTGATGACCAggttttaaaaagaatattaaaaatatgtaaatatgaaaatataaaatacacaGATGATGGGTTGGAAACATTGACCTTTATTGCAGATGGTGATTTAAGAAAAGCTGTTAACTGCTTACAGTCAACTTATGCAGGAttagaaattataaataaagaaaatgtgTTAAATATTTGTGATATTCCATCCCCTGAAAgaattgaaaatttattaaaatattgtattaatTGTGAATGGAAAAAAGCACATGATATTGCTTATGATATGATTAAAGAAGGACACACACCATTTGATGTAGCATTAACGTCGTCAAATGTTTTAAGGAGATATGATCTTGGATCTGAAGCTGTTCAAATAGAGTTCTTAAAAATTGGTGCAATGGCATGTAATACTATGGCCAGTGGATTAGCTAGTGTAATACAACTGGATAAACTGCTTGCAGATTGGTGTATAGCTGCAAAAACATTTAGAACCAAGTGTTAA
- a CDS encoding hypothetical protein (conserved Plasmodium protein): MEKKLEQGISFIRNFAEKYKETILERLNPKTVKTINKKKKMKKTKYIFKNGEKKRSKSYKEEKMRKLDNYLISQEKALDIQENYTIFNKFNTQSNNLFYNSIDNKVSTCLKKNKFEGKNDEKNCTTINDNFLDSLNSLEFKIKQEIQENNDLLSLQRLKELSQNSKELSKGKKYLSLKRIPHSNDDARGTFIKTKNLNKEQLDDRNTKKQKKTYNFEYEKTCNYYKKCNSNPKNEIKKNSECKNRNEIIFTKCENRDKEKKTEEIDMLINVTSRKVTDDILFNSNELSLGDGKNALVFGKNKFENIKKIFQNVLIENKHDKNNKKEIYECSISNNFDNFISYNKINKQNEDTNNNILNKTNQMHIDECSNEYINNQDNTLMNFEQNDNNNNNNNNGNENTVDNIQANTSKINVEGIKSSHKGKDSEEFNNLFNGTPPMKEDNCFDLFFNEPLATPSIFHM; encoded by the coding sequence atggagAAGAAATTGGAGCAGGGAATTTCATTTATCCGAAATTTCGCTGAAAAGTATAAAGAGACCATATTAGAACGTTTAAATCCAAAGACAGTAAAAaccattaataaaaaaaaaaagatgaaaaaaacaaaatatatatttaaaaatggtgaaaagaaaagaagtaaaagctataaagaagaaaaaatgagaaaactGGATAACTATTTAATTAGTCAAGAAAAAGCATTAGATATCCAAGAAAATTACACaattttcaataaatttaACACACAATCCaataatcttttttataattccaTTGATAATAAAGTCTCAACttgtttaaaaaagaataaatttgaaggaaaaaatgatgaaaaaaactGTACAACAATTAATGATAATTTCCTTGATTCATTGAATTCTCttgaatttaaaattaaacagGAAATTCAAGAAAACAATGATTTATTATCTCTTCAGAGACTTAAAGAATTGAGCCAAAACAGTAAAGAGCTatcaaaaggaaaaaagtacTTAAGCTTGAAAAGAATACCGCATTCGAATGATGATGCAAGGggaacatttataaaaacaaaaaatttgaataaaGAACAATTAGATGAtagaaatacaaaaaaacaaaaaaaaacatataattttgaatatgaaaaaacttgtaattattataagaaaTGTAACAGTAATCctaaaaacgaaataaaaaaaaactctgAATGCAAAAATCGTAacgaaataatttttaccaAATGTGAAAATagagataaagaaaaaaaaactgaaGAAATAGACATGCTTATTAATGTTACCTCAAGAAAAGTAACCGatgatatattattcaaTAGTAATGAATTATCTCTAGGAGATGGAAAAAATGCTTTAgtatttggaaaaaataagtttgaaaatattaaaaaaattttccaaaatgtattaatagaaaataaacatgataaaaataataaaaaagaaatatatgaatgcAGTATATCAAAcaattttgataattttatatcatataataaaattaacaaacaAAATGAGGAcaccaataataatattttaaataaaacaaatcaAATGCATATAGATGAATGCtctaatgaatatataaataatcaaGATAATACTTTAATGAATTTTGaacaaaatgataataataataataataataataacggAAACGAAAATACTGTTGATAATATTCAGGCAAATACGTCTAAAATTAACGTGGAAGGAATTAAATCTTCTCATAAGGGAAAGGACTCGGaagaatttaataatttatttaatggaACACCACCAATGAAGGAAGATAATTGTTttgatttgttttttaatgaaCCGTTAGCAACTCCATCCATATTTCACATGTGA